TCTGTACATCTAAGCCTTCCAGCATGGTAAGCGGACCCAGCTCAGTACCCACAGTCCCTGGCCGGCGTCTTTGGCGGCAGAAGAGTATAAATAAAGTACCAGAAGACAAGGAGAAACCAGGGAGAGCTAGTCCTCTACAGAGCATCCCAAGCCCATCTGGTCTTGGAAAGACAGGTGGGAGCAAGAAGAGGAGCCCTGAAGTCAGGGCACCTAACTCAGACTCTGCAGAAGAGGGGCAGGTTGGAAGAGTGAAGCTTCGGAAAATTGTCAATGGAACATGCTGGGAGGTGGTACAAGACCCTCCCCTCAAAAACTCTCAAGATAGCCCTCAGATCCCAGAATCTCAATACCCAGAAGAGCCTGCGAGTACTCAGCCATCCTCACTTAATGAGCTGGAAACATCATCTGCTAGGGTAGACCTGTGTCAGGACTCCCCCATGTGCCCTAGGCTACAAGACATTCTGTTATCTGCTACCCACTCCCCAGACCACCCAGTGGTGAAATCCGAGTTTGGGTCCAGTCTAGAGCTGGTAGGGAAGGAACCTGGGCTGGATATTGACTGCCGAGAGCCCTATGCATTTGACACAGCCCTGCTGGGGCAGCCCTGCGAAGCTGAGGAGTACCGTATCACAAGTGCTGCTGCCACCAGTGAACTGGAAGAGATCCTAGACTTCATGCTGTGTGGCTCAGACATTGAGCCACCCATAGGGTCTCTGGAAAGTCCTGAAGCCGAGGGCTGCAGGACCCCTAGCTATCACCTGacagaaacaggaaagaactGGATTGAAGGGGAGGAATGGTGTTTGCCAGACATGGAACTCTGGCCCAGGGAGCTCTCAGGATTGGAAAAAGAACCGGTTGATGAGAACAAAGAGCCAATTGAGCCCTTTGGCCCCCTTGTCATGCACTCTGAGAACAAAGAGCCCATCGAGTCCCTTAGCCCCCTTGTCTTACCCTCTGAGGTAAGTGAAGGGGAGGTACTTTCAGTAGGAGGCTCTTGGACTCCAGATCTGGAAATTACCAGCTCCCAACCACTGGATGGTCAGAGAGAGAAGCTTCACATGGACTCTCTTGACCTTCCCCAAAGGTCCTATGAGGATCTCTCACCTCCCTGTTCAAACTGGATGGACACTAGGCCAGAAGTGTCCCTAAGTATGGATGAGGTATTATATCCTGCTCCAGAAGCAGGCAAGGAGCTACTTGGCAACTCTGAATTGTTGGACCCACTTCCTGCCAGCTCCGAAGAGGAAGAGATTGATGTGGTGGACTGGACATTAGAGGGGAGGCTGGTGCCCACTGATATTCCCTCTGTGTGGCCCGACCCTTCCTCAGAGTCAGACACAGAGATAGACATATTAACGTAGAACAGGAGTACAGGTTAGGGGACAGTGGGAGGGTGGGAAATGTTTGCTAGCAAAGGTATAATGGCAGAGGCTGGTACATGCCCTGTCCTCTTAGCAAAAGAGGCAAGTGTACTGTAGTTCTCTAtgtcctttcctctcccctcacccccaaggCTTTGGGAGCCAAGCAAAACTAGTACCATGGGTACAAAATTATGAACTTGAACCATCTTATTTCTTTGTAATCTATTTTCCAGTTAGCGATAAACAAGTGAAATTATAAACTGTGTGGTCCCCAACTCTACCGGGTCATAAAATAACCAACACCAGGTCTTCTAAGTTATGAGGCATCTAGTCACTgctaatttaataataaatgagaatACCCTCTGTGAAACAGAAAATGGGAAACAGTGCTGGGATGGAACAAGTGGGTAAAAGTAACAGAACGTTTTTGTATATCTAATGTGTGTGGCTTATTCAGTCCAGCATGGCAAGTCTAGCCAAATGTCTGTAGGGGCCAAAAAGACCACTTCATCATAACTTTCAAGAAGTGAGTTGAAAAAGACATGctttttagaaaatagatttctacccccccccccccccccccaacagttCTGTCAAGTATTTCACATGATCTACCACAGACCCTAGGAACTCCAGGTTAATTTGTGACctcagaatattaaaaacacaggGGAGCCAATCCCACTAAGAGCTGGTTTTGTCCAACTCTTACCATAAGATTAAGTTTTATTactttcaaatactttatttcaaCTTTTATTAAACAAACCAAGAACTTTTCATTGCCTTACTAGAGGGCTGCCTCACAAATGAACCATCATTTCTGGAGGGAAGAAACCATGGCTTCAGGTACATGACTGAAGTTTGGCCATGTTCCGTCATAAATGCTCCAACATCACCAGGGATATGCTGTGAAATGATGGGGGGAGGAAAAAGGTTAGAGAAGGGGTCCAAGCAATCCTAAAGCCAGAGGATTGCCCACCCTCAGAACCCACAAACCCAGGAGATTTCAAGGATTGCATCCTCCTTGTATATTTCACTCACTATATCAGGTGCCTAACATGTCCAACCACTACATTTTGGGGGCCACGAGTGACACAACCATAGGTTTTACATGAGATTTAACAGAAAACCTAGgaacaaaaaacacaagaaggTAGGGTAGGGGTAAGCACACATGAGGTTACACAAAGACTCTGCCagtaaaggaaggagaaaaatctgGACATTATCAATGACTAACTCACAAACGAGGAAACCGGTGGGATTTATTACACCACCagctaaagaaaaacaattgCCACAGGTGtgcaaaataaatttaacaaagatgAAAAGGGTCCATACCCCCCAGAGTAATAACCTCATCTTCAAAGGGCACAAATTGCGTTTCTATAGTCCTTCACACCTTAAGAATAAACAACTTTGTGGCCgatttctatttttctaccaGCACAAACGGGAAAACCTGAGCAAGAG
The Canis lupus familiaris isolate Mischka breed German Shepherd chromosome 18, alternate assembly UU_Cfam_GSD_1.0, whole genome shotgun sequence genome window above contains:
- the BTBD18 gene encoding BTB/POZ domain-containing protein 18, encoding MCSPASSKILYRNPRFLRLAFLQLHHQQQTGVFCDVLLQAEGEAVPAHCCILSACSPFFTERLERERPAQGRKVVLELGGLKIRTLRKLVDFLYTSEMEVSREEAQDVLSAARQLRVSELESLQLEGGKLVKAPQGRRLNRECLQPPSAAPISARVVASSRRPRTPLPATQTPCPLGPVRLKSSGKEEGPLEKSNRQNAENLSGNLLLKKKARACPIPQEKCSSPSGHSQGPKESKSDPALAPTALSPPSMYPSVDERLLPRKIRLSRSKPSPDICTSKPSSMVSGPSSVPTVPGRRLWRQKSINKVPEDKEKPGRASPLQSIPSPSGLGKTGGSKKRSPEVRAPNSDSAEEGQVGRVKLRKIVNGTCWEVVQDPPLKNSQDSPQIPESQYPEEPASTQPSSLNELETSSARVDLCQDSPMCPRLQDILLSATHSPDHPVVKSEFGSSLELVGKEPGLDIDCREPYAFDTALLGQPCEAEEYRITSAAATSELEEILDFMLCGSDIEPPIGSLESPEAEGCRTPSYHLTETGKNWIEGEEWCLPDMELWPRELSGLEKEPVDENKEPIEPFGPLVMHSENKEPIESLSPLVLPSEVSEGEVLSVGGSWTPDLEITSSQPLDGQREKLHMDSLDLPQRSYEDLSPPCSNWMDTRPEVSLSMDEVLYPAPEAGKELLGNSELLDPLPASSEEEEIDVVDWTLEGRLVPTDIPSVWPDPSSESDTEIDILT